From one Solanum stenotomum isolate F172 chromosome 12, ASM1918654v1, whole genome shotgun sequence genomic stretch:
- the LOC125846684 gene encoding uncharacterized protein LOC125846684 produces the protein MYHSSVKSIFVEDQNDVPPIYPKPRKLGSTTTLPEFLKSLNCNDNSQKNFDGRSGILNIVAEKTRDGRNSPSCYSGSPPGRTSNPLVQDVQFIQQMEHFSPLTRTNLTDKFGFTSVSPA, from the exons ATGTATCATTCTTCTGTGAAGAGCATTTTTGTTGAGGACCAAAATGATGTTCCACCTATTTACCCTAAACCTAGAAAACTTGGATCCACTACTACTCTTCCTGAATTCCTCAAATCCCTAAATTGCAATGATAACAG CCAGAAGAATTTTGATGGAAGAAGTGGAATTCTCAACATTGTTGCTGAAAAG ACAAGAGATGGAAGAAATTCACCATCATGTTACTCAGGGTCTCCTCCAGGGAGAACAAGTAATCCTTTGGTACAGGATGTACAATTTATTCAGCAAATGGAACATTTTTCACCTTTAACAAGAACTAATTTGACTGATAAATTTGGTTTTACCTCTGTCTCTCCAGCTTGA